One window of Burkholderia cepacia GG4 genomic DNA carries:
- a CDS encoding LLM class flavin-dependent oxidoreductase, whose translation MTTRRSIPFGLMLQGAGSHMNAWRHPSNPPDASINLDFAIGIARKAEAAGIAFAFVADGLYINEKSIPHFLNRFEPLTVLSALAVATKKIGLAGTISTSYSEPFTVARQLASLDAISAGRAGWNVVTTPLEGTAKNFGKAHPEHALRYEIADEYLEVVQGLWDSWDDDAFVRDRATGRFFDHDKLHTLDHHGRFFQVAGPLNIQRSPQGQPVIFQAGSSDTGIGLAGKYADAVFTHSPSLDETAAFTRRVKQSAVEHGRQPGDVKIFPGIGPIVGRTAAEAEDKYQAIRDLLTIDEALAYLGRYFDHHDFTQYALDAPFPELGDIGRNSFRSTTDRIKADAQRQHLTLRETALAVATPRPNFIGTAEHVADELIRWHDAGAGDGFILGFAVQAQGVDDFVELVIPVLEARGRYSRDLPGSTLRDHLGLPRKASRHAAPDALQQQDDAAEAHA comes from the coding sequence ATGACGACCCGACGATCGATTCCCTTCGGCCTGATGCTGCAAGGCGCAGGCAGCCACATGAACGCCTGGCGGCACCCGAGCAACCCGCCGGACGCGAGCATCAACCTCGACTTCGCGATCGGCATCGCGCGCAAGGCGGAAGCCGCCGGCATCGCGTTCGCGTTCGTCGCGGACGGCCTCTATATCAACGAGAAGTCGATCCCGCACTTCCTGAATCGCTTCGAGCCGCTGACCGTGCTGTCGGCGCTCGCGGTCGCGACGAAGAAAATCGGCCTCGCGGGCACGATCTCGACGTCGTACAGCGAGCCGTTCACGGTCGCGCGCCAGCTCGCGTCGCTCGACGCGATCAGCGCCGGGCGCGCGGGCTGGAACGTCGTGACGACGCCGCTCGAAGGCACCGCGAAGAATTTCGGCAAGGCGCATCCCGAGCACGCGCTGCGCTACGAGATCGCGGATGAATACCTGGAAGTCGTGCAGGGGCTGTGGGACAGCTGGGACGACGACGCGTTCGTGCGCGATCGCGCGACCGGCCGCTTCTTCGATCACGACAAGCTCCATACGCTCGACCACCACGGCCGCTTCTTCCAGGTTGCCGGCCCACTGAACATCCAGCGCTCGCCGCAAGGACAGCCGGTGATCTTCCAGGCCGGCTCGTCCGACACGGGCATCGGGCTCGCGGGCAAGTATGCGGACGCGGTGTTCACGCACTCGCCGTCACTCGACGAAACGGCCGCGTTCACGCGGCGCGTGAAGCAAAGCGCGGTCGAGCACGGGCGCCAGCCCGGCGACGTGAAGATCTTCCCCGGCATCGGGCCGATCGTCGGCCGCACGGCCGCCGAGGCGGAAGACAAATACCAGGCGATTCGCGACCTGCTGACGATCGACGAGGCGCTCGCGTATCTCGGCCGCTATTTCGATCACCACGATTTCACGCAATACGCGCTCGACGCGCCGTTCCCCGAGCTCGGCGACATCGGCCGCAACAGCTTCCGCTCGACCACCGACCGGATCAAGGCCGACGCGCAACGCCAGCACCTGACGCTGCGCGAGACGGCGCTCGCCGTGGCGACGCCGCGTCCGAACTTCATCGGCACGGCCGAGCACGTCGCCGACGAACTGATCCGCTGGCACGACGCCGGGGCTGGCGACGGCTTCATCCTCGGCTTCGCGGTGCAGGCACAAGGCGTCGACGACTTCGTCGAACTCGTGATTCCGGTGCTCGAGGCGCGCGGCCGCTACAGCCGCGACCTGCCGGGCAGCACGCTGCGCGACCACCTCGGTCTGCCGCGCAAGGCCAGCCGCCATGCGGCGCCCGACGCGCTTCAACAACAGGACGACGCGGCCGAAGCGCACGCGTAA